Proteins encoded within one genomic window of Ranitomeya variabilis isolate aRanVar5 chromosome 4, aRanVar5.hap1, whole genome shotgun sequence:
- the LOC143766323 gene encoding oocyte zinc finger protein XlCOF8.4-like: MDMDKYKMVERLLQLTTEILFRLTGEDYTVLKKTSSEHCQDPVSEGWGRPLSPIKGPPPYPRIHQDINDQKILELIYKMIELLTGEVPIRRQDVAVYFSMEEWEYLEGHKDLHKNIMMEVPQPLTSPVLHSKLTTPERCPLLSQDCKQEDPNVPQDHQGEYLTHINTIETYVRGDEQCKEEIPTYDYPDYCTRRSEVQLTSSIFKSDILEIPQDTIVMNAITPDKPPYLHCKHLSSDPWKQIMSPDSLLITKENQSHKISIKKQIAIKAKKPFSRSDYGNSFPFKTPLLKHKKIPTAENRFSCYKCGRCFIQKSGLVRHMRIHTGEKPFSCSECGKCFNQNSILVSHQRTHTGEKPFSCSECGKCFNQKSILVSHQRTHTGEKPFSCLECGKCFADKSSLVSHQRTHTGEKPFSCSECGKCFAQKSSLVTHMRTHRREKPFSCSECEKCVFGDCNTACGRPMDTGQGEVRRV, translated from the exons atGGACATGGACAAGTACAAAATGGTGGAAAGGCTCTTACAACTCACcacagagatcctcttccggcttactggagag gattacacagtactgaagaagacctctagtgagcactgtcaggaccctgtgtctgagggatggggaagaccccttagCCCAATCAAGGGGCCCCCACCTTACCCCCGGATACATcaagacatcaatgaccagaagatcctagaactcatctacaagatgattgagctgctgactggagag gttcctataaggcgtcaggatgttgctgtctatttctccatggaggaatgggagtatttagaaggacacaaagatttgCACAAgaacatcatgatggaggttccccagcccctcacatcaccag ttttaCACAGTAAgctgacaacaccagagagatgtcctctactttcacaggactgtaaacaagaagatcccaatgttcctcaggatcatcag ggtgaatatctgacccatattaatacaatagagacatatgtgaggggtgatgagcagtgtaaagaggagattcctacatatgactacccag attactgtaccaggagatcggaggtacagctgacatcttcaatttttaaatcagatattcttgagatcccacaggatacaattgtaatgaatgccattactccagataaacCACCATACCTTCACTGCAAACACCTATCATCTGATCCTTGGAAACAAATCATGTCTCCTGATTCATTACTGATTacgaaggaaaatcaaagtcacaaaataagcattaaaaaacaaattgctattaaagcaaagaagccgTTTTCACGTTCAGattatggaaatagttttcccttCAAAACACCTTTACTTAAACATAAAAAAATTCCCACAGcggagaatagattttcttgttacaagtgtgggagatgttttattCAGAAATCAGGTCTTGTTAGGCatatgagaattcacacaggagagaagcctttttcatgttcagaatgtgggaaatgttttaaccagaattcGATTCTTGTTagtcatcaaagaactcacacaggggagaagcctttttcatgctcagaatgtgggaaatgttttaaccagaaatcgattCTTGTTagtcatcagagaactcacacaggggagaagcctttttcatgtttagaatgtgggaaatgttttgcagataaatcatctcttgtttcacaccagagaactcacacaggggagaagcctttttcatgttcagaatgtgggaaatgttttgcacagaaATCATCTCTTGTTACACACATGAGAACTCACAGAAgggagaagcccttttcatgttcagaatgtgagaaatgtgtgtttggagactgtaatacgGCGTGCGGTCGCCCCatggatactggacaaggagaggtccggcgtgtttag